The Verrucomicrobiota bacterium genomic sequence TGAAATCATCTTTGGCTTTGCTTTTTTCTTCTTGTGGGCCAAATATTTTCCTAAGACGAGCTTCGGCAAAAAGTTTATCCTCCCTAATCAGCCTAAAACGGCTAGCCCTAATAAGACCGAAATACTAGAAGGGCTAACCGGCATTACCCTTACGCCATTACATCCCTCCGGAATGGCTCAAATCAATGGTAAGCGTTGCGACGTTATTACGGAAGGTTCTCTTATCGACAAGGACATAGATGTTAAAGTTATTAAGGTAGAAGGTAGCCGAATTATCGTTCGACCCGTTTAAATTCTCCATCTTCTTATACTGAACATCTGAGATCGGATTTGACCTTCACAATAAATCCCGTACCCTATCTATCCCCATATGAGTTTTATTACAGATATCGAGTCCCGCTCAACAGAAGCGAGTCTGACTAATGAAGAGGTAAAGCGATATAGTAGACACCTCATCATGCCTGAAGTGACTCTTCAAGGACAGAAGAAGCTTAAGGCATCTAAAGTCTTAGTGGTTGGGACTGGTGGCCTAGGGTCGCCGCTTTTAGCCTATCTCACAGCCGCTGGTGTCGGGCATATTGGCTTATGCGATTTTGATGTTGTAGACACTAGCAATCTACAAAGGCAGATTATTCACAAAACATCCAATGTAGGGAAATCTAAGGTCTCTTCAGCTATCGAAATGATGAAGGACATCAACCCTCACGTGAACATTACCCCTTATGAAACCTCATTTAGATCAGACAATGCGTTAGAAATTGGTAAGGATTACGATGTCATCCTTGATGGCACAGATAATTTTGCAACTCGTTATTTAGTTAATGACGCCTGTGTCTTGCTGGGTAAGCCAAATGTCTATGGTTCTATCTACCGATTTGATGGACAAGTTACTGTTTTTTGGGGAGAAAAAGGTCCCTGTTATCGCTGTCTTTATCCAGACCCTCCTCCACCTGGATTAGTCCCTTCTTGCGCAGAAGGAGGAGTTCTAGGAGTTCTTCCAGGGGTTATAGGAGTCTTGCAAGCGATTGAAACAATCAAACTCATTGTGGGTATCGGAGACCCCATGATTGGCAGGCTAATGGTTTTTGATGCGCTAAAGATGAAGTTTCGTGAAATGAAGCTTCGCAAGGATCCTAAGTGTCCCATTTGTGGGGATAATCCAACGATTAAGGAATTGATTGACTACAATATTTTCTGCGGCACTGCACCTGTAGATGCACCAGCCCAGAAACTCCTCGCGGTCCCTGAAGTTTCTCCGCAAGAACTTGTGGAAATGAAAAATGAAGATAAGAACCTGGTAGTTTTAGATGTACGTGAAACACACGAATATGAGATTGCTCATATACCAGAAAGCACACTTATTCCACTCGGCGAGTTGCAAAATCGTATCCATGAACTCGACACCGCCAATCAAACAGTTATTTACTGCAAGGGAGAGCAGCGTACTGAAAAAGCATTCAGAACTTTACAACAAGCAGGGTTCAAAAAATTGCATGCCTTGGAAGGAGGCATAGACGCTTGGGCTGAAGATATTGACCCCAATATGCCTACTTATTAGGTTCGTCTTCCTCATGCGCTAACGTGTTATCAAAATAAGTAGGGTTTCGTTGCCATTATCCGGGTTCAAACCGCATGATGTAACAATCTTTAACTCTCTATGGTATCATTCGGGTTAAAGAGAGCTTTGAGTGTCGTGCACTTTCATATTAGAAGACAATCATCGCTCTAATTTGCCAGGCCAGCACGGTCTTGAATTGCTAGACTATGGTTAGTGTTATCAAAAAAAGTTTCATAAATTGCTGCATGCAATCGAACAAATTTTATTACTCATATTTGCTACAAACATTAACCTAGACATAAACTTACTAATATGACTCACATAGGTATTTATTATTTAGGGGGCCTAAATGGAGAGTTGTGATTTTGAGCCATGTCGGGAACCACATCTGCCGGTAGCACAAGTTCAAAAATGGTCCCCTTATCTTTTTTGCTGGATATAGAAATCTTGCCTCCATGATTCTGTATAGTCTTGTGCACTAGAGCGAGGCCTAGTCCAGTACCGCCCTTCCTGTGACTCAGGAAAGGTTGGAAGAGATCTTCTTGGATCTCCTTTGGAATGCCAGGTCCGGTATCCTTAACAGTGATGGCAATGTATGGGCGCTTATCAATTTTCTTGTCTTTTACACCGAGCGTTAGTGTGCCCCCCTTGGGCATAGCATGTGCGGCATTTAAAACAAGATTCAATATGGCCTGCTCAAGCTGTGCTCTATCCCCGTAGAAATCTTGTTTCGTCTCCTTAAGTTTAAGTTTAATTTTTATTTTTTGCCCGCCAAGTTTATGCCGAACGAGGAGTGCAACATCCTCAATCATCGAGACAGGATTGAGAGCTTCATAATCAGGTTCTGATGAACGAGCAAAAGCTAATACTTGATCCAAAATTTTGTTCATGTGCTTCATTTTGCCCTCTATCAATGAAGCATCTCTTTGATACCCTTCACTGATACCTCCGCCATGAACCATAGTGTGAAAAAGCATCTGGATTACCGTAAGTGGGTTTCGTATCTCGTGAGCTATTTCTGCAGCTAGCCAACCTAGCGCAGAGAGACGCTCTGAGGCTTTAAGCTGTTCTTCGTCTTTTACGATTTTTTCCAGTAGTTTAGCTTTTGCTATAGCTATAGCAGATAACTCAGCCATGGCAGATAGAAGGCGAATTTCTTCGTTGGAGAAGCGGTGCAAGTGGTCAGTGTAGACAGACAATACCCCTAAAGCTTGATCGTGAAAAACTAAGGGAACAGATAGCAAGGACACTAAACCCTCTCTGCGTGCTAATTCGGTATGTTGATAGTGTTGATTGTCTTGCACATTCAGAACAGTTAGATGTTTCTTGTGGTGAATCACAACGCCTACTAGCGAATCTCTAACAGAAAGATTAGGGCGCTCTAGATATGAGGCTGGCGCGCCATGACAAGCCTTCAGCACTAGCATTTCGCTATCTTCGTCGATAAGCATGATAGAGGCAAGTCGTGCTCGCATTAATACGGCGGCATCTTGAGCAATTCGATTTAAGGTTTCTTCCAAAGCATCTTCTGAAATGATGGTCTGGCTCATGTCTACCAAGCTTTCAAGCTGTTGCGCTCTTATGCGTAATTGATGGACTTCCCAGGAATGTTGAAGCCAGGCCGCCGCTTCTTTGGCTAATTGAATGAGATGCTTCTTATCTTCCTTATGAAAAGCATCTCGCTTGTCGCTATCAATATTTAGAATGCCAACAACTTGCCCACTTAGCTCTAGTGGCACTGCCAATTCCGAACGAACTGAGGGGTTGACTTGGACATAACGTCTATCTTTCCTTACATCATTGACAAGGCAAGGACGACCTGTATTTGCCACCCAGCCAGTTATTCCCTCGCCTTGTTGTAGCTTCATTCTTTGCGCTTTTTCTGAAAGGCCCACAGAGGCTTCTATATCTAACAAACCTGTATTGGGATTTAGCAACATGATTGATCCAGAGGAGGCCTTTGTGATGCGCACGCCGTTTTTAACGATCAGCTCCAGGAGTTTCTGAGGCTGACCTAAGACTTTTAGCTCTAAAGGGCCGACGTGGCTAGACATGAATGGTAGGGCCTTTTGTTGGGCTTAAATTCCTCGTCAAATCTTGGATGATATTTTGTTTCATTTTGGAGTTTAGAATTTTCTTGCTAGTCCCTTTGTGAGTTAGGTAGAAGGTGTCTAACGCAGCTCCTTTATATGTCATAACGCGGGCGTGTTCAATATCCAGCTCATAGTCTGCCAGTGTTTTGGTTATCTCATAGAGTAAGCCAACATGGTTAGGTGTTTGTATGTTTAGGAGGGAATACTTTTCTGAAGTGTAGTTATCAATATCAATCTTTGTTGCAATGAGTAAGCCGTCCGGGCGCTTATAGCTTGCCTTGTTGCGAGCTTTTTGAATAGGTTCATCTATAGCGTACTCCGGATTAGCTAGAATAGCCGTTACGGTTTCTTCAAAATTTTTAAAGTCAATAGCATGCGTAACCGCTTGTTTCTGGTCGGTGCATACGCTAAAGGTGTCGATTACTACTTCATCCTGTCTTGTAAGAATATCAGCTGATAGGATATCGAGGCCTGCGATTGCTAAAGCTCCTGAAATTCTTGAAAATAGCCTTGGAGTATTCCAGGCAACCAAAATTACTTCTGTATGTCCTTGGTGGGGGCGTGGTGTCCATAAAATTTCAGGCCGCAGCAAGTCTTTATCACTATTAAGAAAGCGCTCGATGAAAGTGTGAACGCCCTGGATATGCCGCGCGATTGTCTTCGGGTTCGCGTGATTTAAAGCTGTATCTGGTATAAGATAAAAGTGGGAGAGTAATTCTCCATCATTAATGGACTTTGGCACATGATCTCTTATACGAGTTCTAACTTTAGCTCGATGCAGAGCAGCCTTTTCAATGAATTCATTTTCACCCTCTAACATTTGAGAAGTTCGTTTGTATAAATGCCAAACGAGTGTTTCCTTCCAATTCGACCACTCCTGCTCTCCACGGACACCCATGCCGTCTGAGAAGGTGAGGAGCATCAAAAGATCAAGTCGTTCTTGAGTTTGCACTATGCGTGCAAAGTCCAAAATAGTTTGGTGATCATCTAGATTTCTCCGTTGAGCTGTTTCAGATAAGGTTCCGTGATGATCTACTAAAAAGGTGAGAGTCTTAAGCGTTGAGCCATTGATTTTATAGCGTCGAGCTAGGCGAATAGCATTTTGTGCGCTCGCCTCAGAATGATTTTTTGCAAGTGAAGCTTTTCCAGTATCATGTAATAAAATGGCTAGGTAAAGAATGTTCGGGTAAGCAGTCTTAACAAAAAGTGACTGATAATCTGAAAAGGGGCGGTCAGCGCTTCCAATGACTTTGTCTAGTTGCTCTATAGCAACTAAGGTGTGTTCATCAGCTGTATAGAGATGGTAAAACTCATGTTGAACTAAGCACGTTAAGGGAGCAAATTCAGGAACAACTTTTGCGAGCATGCCAGTTCTATGCATGAGTTTAAGGATTCTGCCAACCTTGCCCTTATTGCCGAGGATATTGAGAAAAGTTTCTTGAGTGCTTGCCTTATATAGTATTCGACGATTGAAGAGTTTTGCCTGCTCTGTAATCAATTGCTGCAACTCTGCGCCTAGCTCATAATTGTGATGCTGAATGATCTGAAACGCCTGCAGAAGTCTAGAAGGATCTTCACGAAAGATGTCTGCTGACTTCGCATGGAGTTCATGCTGTTCTATGTAGAAGGGGCCTATGTCCTCTAGCTTTCGAACACTTCCGGGAATGAGCGATAAAAGCGCCTGCTCGATCCCTTTAGGAGGCTGACCTGCTAGTCTTCTGGCCAAGAGGTTTGAACTATAAAATAGATTTCTCGTATGCTGGTAGTAGTCACGCATTAGTGCCTCGACTTTTCGTAGAATATGTCGCTCATTATAATGAAGCTTCTTGGCGACAATACCCTGCAATGGAAGCGTGAGAACATCCGATGCACGGCCTTCAATAATATGAATCTGCGTGCGGATACGCATCACAAAATCATAGGCTGCTTGCAGAGTCTTACGTTCGGTTAGGGTTATAAAACCCATCTTATGGAGCTCCTTGACAGAGCAATTAGTGCCGGTTTTAACTCGGGCCATCCATAGTAGATTTTGATAATCGCGAAGCCCGCCACAACCATTTTTAGTATTCGGCTCTTGAAGAAATGGTGTGTTATCAAATTTGGCATGGCGCTCCTTTTGATCCTGAATTCTCCACTGAAGATATTTATTCTCCTTGCCCTTAAGACATAGGCGCTCATAACGGCGCTCAAATTCCTGAAAGAGCACTTCTGACCCTGCTAACAACCGTGCTTCTAATAGTGAGGTAAGCGTCTGCATGTCGCTATTTGCTTGGTTAACTAATTCTTCTAGTGTGCGACTAGCATGACCAACTTTCAAACCAATGTCCCACAGCAGATACAGAACTTGTTCTACCACGTCTGTGATATAATTTTGTATACGGGTTTTTTTCCTAAAACGGTTGTATAAAAAATGGATATCGATGTCGCTATAGGGATTTAATTCCCCACGGCCAAAGCCTCCAATTGCTATAAGAGCAATGGGAATATCTTGTGAACGCACTTCGAATTTAGTAGCAGCCTTATCCATAGCGTTCTCAAATATAATTTTGAGCAGTATGCTCATAAGATTTGAGCGCTTTCTAGCAACGTCTAAACCGCTCTTGCTTTGTTTGTGTAGAAGCAGAAGCCTGTGAGATTCTATTTTTAGGAATTTTTTATAAATTTCGATGGCATCTGCATGAGAGCTGTCTTTTGCTTTTTTAAGCTTCTTTCTAGCGTGTTCTTGAACCTTCTGTAAATGTGCTTCCACTTTTGTTAACTTAAGCAGACTGAGCTTTGGGTCAAAAAGAAAGAAGCGGAAAATGGATTTAGCTTCTCGAGGATATCTTTCAAGAATTAGACTTGAAGGCTTAAAGTCTGAAGGAATAATTATATACCATGTTGAAATTAGGGGTAAATATTGATCATGTCGCTACGGTAAGACAGGCGCGTTACAAAGACGGAAACCATAAGGGTCTTGTCCCGGAGCCAAGCCCAGTAGAGGCCGCAAAATTAAGTCTAGAGGCAGGCGCACATAGTATTACTGCTCATTTGCGGGAGGATCGTCGCCATATTCAAGATGCAGATGTTTGGGCCTTACGCAGAGAGGTTAGTGGCATTTTAAACCTTGAAATGGCCGTGACGAATGAGATGGTTGACATTGCCCTCCAAATAAGGCCCCATGAGATTTGCCTAGTTCCGGAAAATCGCAAGGAGGTTACAACCGAGGGAGGGTTAGATGTGCTTGGGCAATTTAACCGTGTCGCTAACGCGGTGAAAAAACTCCAGGAGCAGGATATGCTAGTGAGTTTGTTTATAGACCCAGATCAGGCACAGATAGAAGCCTCGGCGAAGACAACAGCCAAATGCATTGAACTCCACACGGGCGCCTATGCAAATGCCCTTGGCGCAGATGAGCGAGAGTCACAGCTTTATCTTCTAAAAGAAGCAACGGTTCAAGCTAAAGCGCTAGGATTGCAAGTGAATGCCGGGCATGGTTTAAATTACCAGAACATCGCTCCAATCGTTGCAATGCATGATTTAGACACTCTAAACATTGGCCACTCTATCGTATCAAGGGCGCTTTCCGTAGGTTTCAAAACTGCCGTTAGTGATATGCTCGATCTACTCATTTAACAACTATAATGAAGGTAATATCTGTCAGGTCTATGCAAGAGTGGGAGCAGCTAGCGCTTGCTCAAGAGGCAACGGTTTCCTCCTTGATGGAAGAGGCAGTTACAGGCATGCATCAGGTCCTGAATCATTGGTTGCCTGATGCTTTACCTTGGTTGTTTTTATGTGGCAAAGGCAATAATGGGAATGATGGTTTATGGCTCGCTTGGCTGCTAGAGCAAGAAGGTAAGCATGTAGCAGCCATTCGAGCCGATTCCTCGTCTATACTCCCTGAACTGGAACAAGGGCCTGTTGGTACAATGGCTGCTAAGGCAATGGTCTGGCCTGAAAGAGGATTGGAGGCTATCTACCA encodes the following:
- a CDS encoding pyridoxine 5'-phosphate synthase; the encoded protein is MLKLGVNIDHVATVRQARYKDGNHKGLVPEPSPVEAAKLSLEAGAHSITAHLREDRRHIQDADVWALRREVSGILNLEMAVTNEMVDIALQIRPHEICLVPENRKEVTTEGGLDVLGQFNRVANAVKKLQEQDMLVSLFIDPDQAQIEASAKTTAKCIELHTGAYANALGADERESQLYLLKEATVQAKALGLQVNAGHGLNYQNIAPIVAMHDLDTLNIGHSIVSRALSVGFKTAVSDMLDLLI
- the moeB gene encoding molybdopterin-synthase adenylyltransferase MoeB; translated protein: MSFITDIESRSTEASLTNEEVKRYSRHLIMPEVTLQGQKKLKASKVLVVGTGGLGSPLLAYLTAAGVGHIGLCDFDVVDTSNLQRQIIHKTSNVGKSKVSSAIEMMKDINPHVNITPYETSFRSDNALEIGKDYDVILDGTDNFATRYLVNDACVLLGKPNVYGSIYRFDGQVTVFWGEKGPCYRCLYPDPPPPGLVPSCAEGGVLGVLPGVIGVLQAIETIKLIVGIGDPMIGRLMVFDALKMKFREMKLRKDPKCPICGDNPTIKELIDYNIFCGTAPVDAPAQKLLAVPEVSPQELVEMKNEDKNLVVLDVRETHEYEIAHIPESTLIPLGELQNRIHELDTANQTVIYCKGEQRTEKAFRTLQQAGFKKLHALEGGIDAWAEDIDPNMPTY
- a CDS encoding NfeD family protein, with product MELIVGLIICGVCLIIVEIFLPGMIAGVCGVVCLIIATILGYKEYGPSVGTVILVGEIIFGFAFFFLWAKYFPKTSFGKKFILPNQPKTASPNKTEILEGLTGITLTPLHPSGMAQINGKRCDVITEGSLIDKDIDVKVIKVEGSRIIVRPV
- a CDS encoding GAF domain-containing protein; the encoded protein is MSSHVGPLELKVLGQPQKLLELIVKNGVRITKASSGSIMLLNPNTGLLDIEASVGLSEKAQRMKLQQGEGITGWVANTGRPCLVNDVRKDRRYVQVNPSVRSELAVPLELSGQVVGILNIDSDKRDAFHKEDKKHLIQLAKEAAAWLQHSWEVHQLRIRAQQLESLVDMSQTIISEDALEETLNRIAQDAAVLMRARLASIMLIDEDSEMLVLKACHGAPASYLERPNLSVRDSLVGVVIHHKKHLTVLNVQDNQHYQHTELARREGLVSLLSVPLVFHDQALGVLSVYTDHLHRFSNEEIRLLSAMAELSAIAIAKAKLLEKIVKDEEQLKASERLSALGWLAAEIAHEIRNPLTVIQMLFHTMVHGGGISEGYQRDASLIEGKMKHMNKILDQVLAFARSSEPDYEALNPVSMIEDVALLVRHKLGGQKIKIKLKLKETKQDFYGDRAQLEQAILNLVLNAAHAMPKGGTLTLGVKDKKIDKRPYIAITVKDTGPGIPKEIQEDLFQPFLSHRKGGTGLGLALVHKTIQNHGGKISISSKKDKGTIFELVLPADVVPDMAQNHNSPFRPPK
- the glnD gene encoding [protein-PII] uridylyltransferase: MEAHLQKVQEHARKKLKKAKDSSHADAIEIYKKFLKIESHRLLLLHKQSKSGLDVARKRSNLMSILLKIIFENAMDKAATKFEVRSQDIPIALIAIGGFGRGELNPYSDIDIHFLYNRFRKKTRIQNYITDVVEQVLYLLWDIGLKVGHASRTLEELVNQANSDMQTLTSLLEARLLAGSEVLFQEFERRYERLCLKGKENKYLQWRIQDQKERHAKFDNTPFLQEPNTKNGCGGLRDYQNLLWMARVKTGTNCSVKELHKMGFITLTERKTLQAAYDFVMRIRTQIHIIEGRASDVLTLPLQGIVAKKLHYNERHILRKVEALMRDYYQHTRNLFYSSNLLARRLAGQPPKGIEQALLSLIPGSVRKLEDIGPFYIEQHELHAKSADIFREDPSRLLQAFQIIQHHNYELGAELQQLITEQAKLFNRRILYKASTQETFLNILGNKGKVGRILKLMHRTGMLAKVVPEFAPLTCLVQHEFYHLYTADEHTLVAIEQLDKVIGSADRPFSDYQSLFVKTAYPNILYLAILLHDTGKASLAKNHSEASAQNAIRLARRYKINGSTLKTLTFLVDHHGTLSETAQRRNLDDHQTILDFARIVQTQERLDLLMLLTFSDGMGVRGEQEWSNWKETLVWHLYKRTSQMLEGENEFIEKAALHRAKVRTRIRDHVPKSINDGELLSHFYLIPDTALNHANPKTIARHIQGVHTFIERFLNSDKDLLRPEILWTPRPHQGHTEVILVAWNTPRLFSRISGALAIAGLDILSADILTRQDEVVIDTFSVCTDQKQAVTHAIDFKNFEETVTAILANPEYAIDEPIQKARNKASYKRPDGLLIATKIDIDNYTSEKYSLLNIQTPNHVGLLYEITKTLADYELDIEHARVMTYKGAALDTFYLTHKGTSKKILNSKMKQNIIQDLTRNLSPTKGPTIHV